In Polypterus senegalus isolate Bchr_013 chromosome 12, ASM1683550v1, whole genome shotgun sequence, the following are encoded in one genomic region:
- the lrrc74b gene encoding leucine-rich repeat-containing protein 74B: MVLGKKLAKESMLPSVQEARDTDLESEGSSAGTPQLGGISGRPASRPGKPFSRGGVDYKIIPRSAKSKSVTNISLGSDQTEQQDSPAKVEERQPLDDNQEEELNGPEVDWDTDLEPGETRTTYDPSGRTMYLEACKVYGVVPASYFLLHIQDPELNMMHHGLGPQGAKALAVPLVTNTFIVKLSLQDNWLEGEGGAAIAEMLKENCYITELDLSDNKLGVTGAQALSSMLLENNTLVSLNLSGNEFDDHATKHLAEVLVTNQKVETLDLSHNRMADGAGEAMGHAIAENTRMNDLNLSWNCFRGKGAISVAKGLGANIFLRVVDLSYNGFGKDGAAALGDALKVNNVLEELNISNNRIPPEGAVRLAMGLKENKTLKVLNLARNPFQSAGCYAVLKSLQGNPESAIESLDFSDITVNTDFDDLYKTVKEIFPGLQIKHGGNADMFKRAKAKTDPLSKLKQHLKEKNLQLEDIFESAGEDDSPLITREEFQRSLLTTTIPLSQEELQSLMDTLDKNNEGQIDFSELKHLVAHA, from the exons ATGGTACTGGGTAAGAAACTGGCAAAAGAGTCCATGCTGCCATCTGTACAAGAGGCCAGAGACACTGACCTGGAAAGTGAGGGCTCATCAGCTGGGACCCCTCAACTTGGGGGCATCAGTGGACGGCCGGCCAGCCGACCAGGCAAGCCATTCAGCCGTGGAGGTGTCGACTACAAG ATAATTCCTAGATCTGCAAAATCTAAATCTGTGACCAACATCTCACTGGGGTCTGACCAAACAGAGCAACAAGATTCACCAGCCAAGGTGGAAGAAAGACAGCCTTTGGATGACAATCAAGAGGAAGAGCTGAATGGGCCAGAAGTGGACTGGGACACTGATTTGGAGCCAGGAG AAACGAGGACAACATATGATCCATCAGGACGTACAATGTACTTGGAAGCCTGCAAGGTGTATGGTGTGGTGCCAGCTTCCTACTTTTTACTTCACATTCAGGATCCGGAGCTCAACATGATGCACCACGGACTGGGACCCCAG GGGGCAAAGGCGTTGGCTGTTCCCTTGGTAACTAACACATTCATTGTGAAGCTGAGCCTCCAAGATAATTGGCTGGAAGGAGAAGGGGGTGCAGCAATAGCAGAGATGCTTAAAGAAAACTGCTACATCACCG AGCTTGATTTATCAGACAACAAGCTGGGAGTCACTGGTGCACAGGCCCTTTCAAGCATGCTTCTGGAGAACAACACTCTGGTTAGCCTAAACCTCTCTGGTAATGAATTTGATGATCACGCTACCAAACATCTGGCTGAAGTCTTGGTGACTAATCAGAAAGTAGAGACATTGGACCTAAGCCACAATCGAATGGCAGATGGAGCAG GTGAGGCCATGGGCCATGCCATTGCTGAAAACACTCGGATGAATGACCTCAATCTCAGCTGGAACTGCTTCAGAGGGAAAGGAGCCATCTCAGTGGCCAAGGGCTTGGGT GCAAATATATTTCTCAGAGTTGTGGATCTGTCCTACAATGGCTTTGGGAAAGATGGTGCTGCTGCCCTGGGAGACGCTCTAAAAGTCAACAATGTCCTTGAGGAACTCAATATTAG cAACAATCGGATTCCTCCTGAAGGAGCAGTGAGACTAGCAATGGGCCTTAAAGAAAACAAGACATTAAAAGTTCTGAAT CTGGCTCGAAATCCATTCCAGTCTGCCGGATGCTATGCTGTTTTAAAATCCCTACAAGGAAATCCTGAATCTGCTATTGAATCTTTGGACTTCTCG GATATCACAGTGAACACGGATTTTGATGATCTGTACAAAACAGTAAAGGAGATATTTCCAGGTCTACAGATCAAACATGGAGGCAATGCTGACATGTTCAAGAGGGCAAAGGCCAAG ACTGATCCACTCTCCAAACTCAAACAGCACCTGAAGGAAAAGAACTTGCAGCTGGAAGACATCTTTGAAAGTGCAGGAGAGGATGACAGCCCCCTTATAACACGAGAGGAATTCCAGCGAAGCCTGCTG ACTACCACAATCCCCCTTTCCCAGGAGGAGCTACAATCACTGATGGACACCTTGGATAAGAACAATGAAGGACAAATTGATTTCAG TGAACTTAAACACTTAGTGGCGCACGCCTAG